Proteins from a genomic interval of Fusarium oxysporum Fo47 chromosome I, complete sequence:
- a CDS encoding phosphoribosyltransferase-like protein has protein sequence MSAQEPLPSTNSSSAINNTTSNAVASQDASGRQPSSSAAGSSELSGAKISLRKSLRSFPDFPIPGINFVDIMPLFADPTAHATLVDALELQIAEAFPTKPDVIVGLDARGFLFGPGLALRLGVSFAAVRKQGKLPGPCATAEYVKEYGKDLFQMQEDAVREGQKVLIVDDIIATGGSAKAAAELVQQLKGEVIGYLFILEIPGLNGQEKLGTAPVKILLEDA, from the exons ATGAGCGCTCAAGAACCCCTCCCCTCTACCAACTCATCCTCAGCGATAAACAACACCACGTCTAACGCTGTCGCTAGCCAAGATGCCTCGGGACGACagccctcctcctccgccgccgGTTCCTCCGAACTCTCCGGTGCAAAGATAAGCCTGCGCAAGTCGCTGCGAAGCTTCCCCGACTTCCCTATCCCGGGTATCAACTTTGTCGATATTATGCCTCTCTTCGCCGACCCAACCGCCCATGCCACCCTTGTCGATGCTCTCGAACTTCAGATCGCCGAGGCTTTCCCCACCAAGCCTGATGTTATCGTAGGCCTTGACGCCCGTGGCTTCCTCTTCGGCCCTGGTCTTGCGCTCCGTCTCGGTGTTTCTTTTGCTGCTGTCCGCAAGCAGGGCAAGCTCCCTGGACCTTGCGCTACCGCTGAGTACGTGAAAGAGTATGGCAAGGATCTGTTCCAGATGCAGGAAGACGCCGTCCGTGAGGGCCAGAAGGTCCTTATTGTGGACGACATCATTGCTACGG GTGGTTCTGCAAAGGCTGCAGCTGAACTCGTCCAGCAGCTCAAGGGCGAGGTCATTGGATACTTGTTTATTCTTGAGATCCCTGGCCTAAACGGCCAAGAGAAGCTCGGCACTGCTCCTGTCAAGattcttcttgaagatgcTTAA